One part of the Phragmites australis chromosome 3, lpPhrAust1.1, whole genome shotgun sequence genome encodes these proteins:
- the LOC133911662 gene encoding uncharacterized protein LOC133911662: MDRYQRVEKPRPEAAAISENEIRITTQGLIRNYVTYATSLLQEKRVKEIVLKAMGQAISKTVAIAEIIKKRIPGLHQDTLIGSVSITDVWEPIEEGLVPLEMTRHVSMVSISLSPKELNKSSPGYQAPLHSEPLKPQRYQQPQQYQQHQPRENQVQTDSYGRSHGRGRGRGRGWGGRGGYGGGYSGYDNQGDYGGYGRQGGYGHQGGYGNQGGYGHNQGGYGGYGYNQGGYGGYENGSWNYNRNRGGGGGRGRGNWGYGGPGYERGGRGVGGTGGRGYGRGRGRMGGGRGQGNQNY; encoded by the exons ATGGATCGGTACCAGCGGGTGGAGAAGCCGCGGCCCGAGGCCGCCGCCATCAGCGAGAACGAGATCCGCATCACCACCCAGGGCCTCATCCGCAACTACGTCACCTACGCCACCTCCCTCCTCCAG GAAAAACGGGTGAAAGAAATTGTCTTGAAGGCTATGGGACAAGCTATAAGCAAGACAGTGGCTATCGCTGAGATCATAAAG AAGAGGATTCCTGGGTTGCATCAAGATACATTAATTGGTTCGGTCAGTATTACTGATGTATGGGAACCCATTGAGGAAGGCCTTGTTCC ATTGGAGATGACTCGTCATGTTTCAATGGTATCAATTTCCTTATCGCCTAAGGAGCTTAACAAGAGTTCTCCTGG GTATCAAGCTCCCCTGCATTCAGAGCCACTTAAGCCACAAAGATACCAGCAACCTCAGCAATATCAACAGCATCAGCCAAGGGAAAATCAAGTTCAAACAG ATTCATATGGACGCAGCCATGGTAGAGGCAGGGGGCGAGGTAGGGGCTGGGGTGGTAGGGGTGGGTATGGTGGAGGGTACAGTGGATATGATAACCAGGGAGATTATGGTGGATATGGACGCCAAGGCGGATATGGACACCAAGGCGGATATGGCAACCAGGGAGGATATGGCCACAACCAAGGTGGCTATGGGGGCTATGGTTACAACCAAGGTGGATATGGAGGATATG AAAATGGTAGCTGGAACTACAACCGGAacagaggtggtggtggtggccgagGAAGAGGCAACTGGGGATATGGTG GTCCTGGATATGAACGTGGTGGCAGAGGTGTAGGTGGCACTGGCGGCAGGGGCTATGGGCGAGGCCGTGGACGAATGGGTGGTGGCCGTGGGCAGGGCAACCAAAACTATTAG
- the LOC133910910 gene encoding probable prolyl 4-hydroxylase 6, whose translation MALLLRRTLLTVLLLRFSASASPAGDGRFDPSRVVHVSWRPRAYLYKGFLSEAECDHLVALATGRLENSMVVDHESGKSVTSKARTSSGMFLAKKQDNVVARIEDRIATWTFLPPENGEPMQILRYRNGDKYGAHFDYIRGKNYQALGGHRIASVLMYLSNVKIGGETIFPNSEATPSQPKDDTWSECAKSGYAVKPVKGDALLFFSLHPNATTDPASLHGSCPVVEGEKWSATKWIHVRSFDGPQKRRTPAAECEDEEDLCHKWAAVGECVKNPVYMVGTRDSPGFCRKSCDACTM comes from the exons ATGGCTCTACTCCTCCGTCGAACCCTCCTCACCGTCCTGCTACTCCGCTTCTCCGCCTCCGCCAGCCCTGCCGGCGACGGGCGCTTCGACCCCTCCCGCGTCGTCCATGTCTCGTGGCGCCCCAG GGCGTACCTGTACAAGGGATTCCTGTCGGAGGCGGAGTGCGATCACCTCGTCGCGCTG GCCACGGGCAGGCTTGAGAATTCCATGGTGGTGGACCACGAGTCGGGGAAGAGCGTGACGAGCAAGGCGAGGACCAGCTCCGGCATGTTCCTTGCCAAGAAGCAG GATAATGTTGTTGCAAGAATAGAGGATAGGATTGCTACTTGGACCTTCCTTCCACCAG AAAACGGTGAACCCATGCAAATACTGCGCTACCGGAATGGTGATAAGTACGGGGCACATTTTGATTACATTCGTGGTAAAAATTACCAAGCCCTCGGGGGGCATCGAATTGCCAGTGTGCTCATGTACCTGTCCAATGTCAAGATTGGCGGGGAGACCATCTTCCCAAATTCAGAG GCCACGCCGTCACAACCGAAAGACGATACATGGTCCGAGTGTGCAAAATCGGGGTATGCAG TGAAACCAGTGAAAGGCGACGCGTTGCTGTTCTTCAGCCTTCACCCCAACGCGACGACGGACCCAGCTAGCCTGCACGGAAGCTGCCCCGTCGTTGAAGGCGAGAAGTGGTCGGCGACGAAATGGATCCATGTGAGATCATTCGACGGCCCGCAGAAGCGCCGAACACCGGCTGCCGAGTGCGAGGATGAGGAAGACCTCTGCCACAAGTGGGCTGCTGTTGGAGAATGTGTTAAGAACCCCGTGTACATGGTGGGTACAAGAGACTCGCCTGGTTTCTGCCGGAAGAGCTGTGATGCATGTACAATGTAG
- the LOC133910907 gene encoding putative vesicle-associated membrane protein 726 gives MGQQRTLVYSFVARGAAVLADHAEVSGNFASVAAECLQKLPASNNRFSYNCDGHTFNYHVHDGFTYCVVATESAGRQLPIGFIERVKEDFAKKYSGGKARSATANSLKREYGPKLKEHMRYCDQHPEEIDKLAKVKAQVTEVKGVMMQNIEKVLDRGEKIELLVDKTEDLRSQAQDFRKQGTKIRRKMWWENMKIKLIVFGIVVALILLIILTVCSDFKCW, from the exons atggggcaGCAGCGAACGCTGGTGTACAGCTTTGTGGCGCGCGGCGCCGCCGTGCTGGCCGACCACGCCGAGGTCTCTGGcaacttcgcctccgtcgctgcGGAGTGCTTGCAGAAGCTCCCCGCCTCCAACAACCGCTTCTCCTACAACTGCGACGGCCACACCTTCAACTACCACGTCCACGACGGATTCA CATACTGCGTTGTTGCTACTGAGTCTGCTGGTCGGCAACTTCCAATTGGCTTCATTGAGAGGGTTAAGGAAGATTTTGCCAAGAAATATAGTGGAGGGAAAGCCAGAAGTGCTACTGCAAACAGCCTCAAACGGGAATATGG GCCTAAACTTAAAGAACACATGAGGTACTGTGACCAGCACCCGGAGGAGATTGACAAGCTTGCAAAAGTGAAGGCTCAGGTTACAGAGGTCAAGGGAGTAATGATGCAAAACATCGAAAAG GTACTAGATCGTGGTGAGAAAATTGAACTGCTCGTCGATAAAACAGAGGATCTCCGCTCGCAG GCACAAGACTTCAGGAAGCAGGGGACAAAGATACGGCGGAAGATGTGGTGGGAGAATATGAAGATAAAGCTGATCGTTTTCGGCATTGTAGTTGCTCTgatcctcctcatcatcttgaCAGTTTGCAGTGACTTCAAGTGCTGGTGA
- the LOC133910909 gene encoding protein SULFUR DEFICIENCY-INDUCED 2-like: MAQLVAMAQPASSGAATAPHAAHKIPAGDGPYARAKHFQLVEKDLDASIAWFWKAINTGDKSDSALKDMAVVMKQRGYLTEAIDAIKSLRHLCPKQSQESLDNILLDLYKASGRTKEEIELLKQKLRKIYLGETFHGKTTKRARSHGRKIHVSVSQETSRVLGNLAWAYMQQRNFMAAEVVYRKAQMIDPDANKACNLALCLIEQSSLADAELVLADVLSGRDQARDQQDGKIVRKVEELLARIMAQTSPGGGGAADGRREDKDDDRWVEDDMLALLEVAVPVKEWAPPYRKSNRRLPVFEEISLIYREQMAC; the protein is encoded by the exons ATGGCTCAGCTGGTCGCCATGGCTCAGCCGGCGAGCTCGGGCGCTGCCACGGCGCCGCACGCCGCGCACAAGATCCCGGCCGGCGACGGGCCGTACGCGCGGGCCAAGCACTTCCAG CTGGTGGAGAAGGACCTAGACGCGTCGATCGCGTGGTTCTGGAAGGCGATCAACACGGGCGACAAGTCGGACAGCGCGCTCAAGGACATGGCCGTGGTGATGAAGCAACGTGGGTACCTCACTGAGGCCATCGACGCCATCAAGTCGCTGCGGCACCTCTGCCCCAAGCAGTCCCAGGAGTCCCTCGATAACATCCTCCTTGACCTCTACAAGGCCAGCGGCCGGACCAAGGAGGAGATCGAGCTGCTCAAGCAGAAGCTCCGCAAGATCTACCTCGGCGAGACGTTCCACGGCAAGACCACCAAGCGCGCCCGCTCGCACGGCCGCAAGATCCACGTATCCGTCAGCCAAGAAACCTCGCGCGTCCTG GGCAACCTCGCGTGGGCGTACATGCAGCAGCGCAACTTCATGGCGGCGGAGGTGGTGTACCGGaaggcgcagatgatcgacccGGACGCCAACAAGGCGTGCAACCTCGCGCTCTGCCTCATCGAGCAGTCCAGCCTCGCCGACGCCGAGCTCGTCCTCGCCGACGTGCTCTCGGGGAGGGACCAGGCCCGCGACCAGCAAGACGGCAAGATCGTCAGGAAGGTGGAGGAGCTGCTGGCCCGGATCATGGCGCAGACGTCGCCGGGCGGGGGTGGTGCCGCCGACGGCCGACGCGAGGACAAGGACGACGATAGATGGGTCGAGGACGACATGTTGGCGCTGCTGGAGGTGGCGGTCCCGGTGAAGGAGTGGGCACCGCCGTACAGGAAGAGCAACAGGAGGCTGCCCGTGTTCGAGGAGATCTCACTTATTTACAGGGAGCAGATGGCTTGTTAA